Sequence from the Schaalia sp. 19OD2882 genome:
CAAGTACGAGGGCGGCGTCCACCGCGTCCAACGCATTCCCGTCACCGAATCGGCCGGACGCATCCACACCAGTGCCGTCGGTGTCTTCGTGGTTCCCGAGGTCCAGGACGACTCAGAGATCGTCATCGACCCCGCCGACCTGCGCATCGACGTCTACCGGTCTTCGGGCCCGGGCGGACAGAGCGTGAACACGACCGACTCGGCGGTACGCATCACCCACCTGCCCAGCGGCATCGTCGTGGCCATGCAGAACGAGAAGTCGCAGCTGCAGAACAAGGAGGCCGCCCTGCGAGTCCTGGCCAGCCGCCTGGCGGCCGAGGCGAAGGCACGCAAGCAGGCCGAGGACTCGGCGCAGCGCCTGTCCCAGGTGCGCACCGTGGACCGCTCCGAGCGCATCCGCACCTACAACTTCCCCGAGAACCGGATCGCCGACCACCGCACCGGGTACAAGGCCCACAACCTGGACCAGGTGCTGGAAGGAGCCTTGGGGCCGGTCATCGAATCGGCCGTCGCCGCCGACGAGGCCGCCCGACTGGCCGAGGTCGAGGGGTGAACGCGGGAGCCACCCAACAGGAACTGCTTGCCAAGGCGCGTGCGGCGCTGGCCCACATCGAGGGGGCCAACGCGCACCAGGAGGCGCGAATCCTGCTGGAATGGGCGATGGGCGCCGACGACCTGTGGACCGCCCCGGCCACACTGACCCGCAGCCAGGAGCGCCGCTTCCATGAAGCCTTGGCGCGCCGGTGTGCGCGAGAGCCCCTCCAGCACGTCGTGGGGCGCATGTGGTTCCGCGACTTGACTCTTGTCGCGCGCCCCGGGGTCTTCGTGACCCGACCCGAGACCGAGGTGGTGGCGGGCTGCGCCATTGACGAGGCCGCCCGCCTGGCGGGCGAAAGCGCCGGGCAGGGGCGCCCGGGGCCGCTGGTCGTCGACCTGTGCGCGGGTTCGGGAGCCATCGCCATTGCCGTGGCCACGGAAGTGCCCTCCGCGCGGGTGGTGGCCGTCGAGATCGACGAGGACGCTGCGGACCTGGCGCGCACGAACATCGACGCGCTGGCACCCGGACGGGTTGACCTGGTGGTGGGGGATGCGACCTCCCGTTCGACGTTGGACCTGTTGGAGGGCGGCGTGGACGTCGTCGTCTCGAATCCGCCGTACGTACCCGACCGCGAGCCCGTCACCCAGGCCGAAGCGCTGGTCGACCCGGAGCGTGCGCTGTACGGGGGAGGGGAGGACGGAATGGTCGTTCCCCGTGGAATCGTCGAGGTCGCCTGGCATCTGTTGGCTCCTGGGGCCCTGCTGGTGGTCGAGCACGCCTCGTCCCAGTCCCGGGAGATGCGTCGCGAGGCCCGCCAGCGCGGGTACGCCGAGGTGCGGACCCTGCCGGACCTGACTGGGCGGGACCGTCTGCTCCACGCCCGCCGCCCCCTTGCCCCACCCCCGTGGGATTCGTCCGTCGACCGGTGAGATTCGTCCGTCGGGGACCTGTCGGTGAAGTAGGTCAACCGGTCGGCAGTGGGAGAGTGGGAGGATGTGCGCGTGGAACGAACAGCGCAGGTGCCCATTGTCGACTGCTCCGAGGGATGGCGACAAGCAGATCTCGACACCCTCACGCTCATTGTGAAAGCAGGGGAACTCATCGTCCTGCCGACCGACACCGTGTACGGGATCGGGTGCCGAGCCGACGACCCGGTGGCGGTGACGGCCTTGCTCGACGCCAAGGGACGAGGCCGCCAGATGCCGCCCCCCGTCCTGGTCGCCAGTGCCGCCGACCTGGACCGACTGTGTGTCGACGTCCCGGACGAGGCCCGCACCCTGGCAAACGCCCACTGGCCCGGAGCCCTCACCCTGATCCTTCGAGCGCGCCCCGACCTCGGATGGGACCTGGGGGACAGTGACGGCACCCTGGCTCTGCGCATGCCCGACCACCCGCGCACCCTCGACTTGCTTGCGGCCACGGGCCCCATGGCCGTCACTTCGGCCAATCCCACCGGGCGGGTGGCCGCCACCGATGTCGACCGGGCTCGCAACTACTTCGGCACTCGTGTCGCCGCCTACGTCGACTCCGGACCCACAGCGGGCTCCACGCCCTCAACGATCCTCGACCTGGCCCACGGGGGGATTCGTCCCCTTCGCAACGGGGCAATATCCTTGGAGGACTTGGCCGCCACCGTCGGCCACCCGATCCTCGACGAGCGGAGCCCCGACACCCCATGAAGGTCTACATCCTGCTGGCACTGGTGGCGGCGGGCCTGACGGCGCTGCTCACGCCGCTGGTGCGCTGGGTGTGCCACCGCTGGGGGATCCTTCCGGCCCTGCGTGAACGTGACATCCAGTGCGTGCCTCTGCCGCGCCTGGGGGGAGTGGCCATGACGGTGGCCTTCCTCATCACCGTCCTCATCGCTTGGCGCATCCCCTTCCTCGCACCACTCTTCCAAACCTCCGTGCCATGGGCCCTGGCCGGTGGCGCAGCGGCCATGAGCGTGGTCGGGGTGGTCGACGACCTCATCGACCTGGACTGGCAGACGAAACTCTCCGGCCAGGTCCTCATCGTCGGACTCATGGGACTGGGCGGGGTCCAACTGGTGAACTTCCCGATCTTCGGTCTGACGATCGGCAGTTCCCGCTTCTCCATCATCCTCACGGTTCTCGTCATCGTGGCGATCATCAATGCGGTGAACTTCATCGACGGTCTGGACGGACTGGCCGCAGGAGTCGTGGGCATCGGCGCCGGCGCATTCTTCATCTACTCCTACCTCATCACCGTCATCATGGGAGCCCCCTCCTACGCGACGACCGCCTCGCTGGTGGTCGTCACCTTGGTGGGAGTGTGCATGGGTTTCCTGTGGTTCAACTACCACCCCTCGTCGATCCTCATGGGCGGCGGCGCCGAGACACTGGGGCTGATCCTGGCCGGAGCAGGCGTGGTCGTCACCGGCCAGATCGATCCGAGCCTGCTGGGCGGGCAGCAGATCCTCGTCGGGTGGCTGCCCATCATCCTGCCGCTGTCGGTCATCACCATTCCCATGGGTGACCTGCTGACCACCGCCTTCATCCGACTGCTCAAGGGACGCAACCCCTTCCGCGCGGACCGCTCCCACTTCCACGACAACCTGCTGGCCAGGGGCCACTCACACCGCGGAGTCGTCGCGATCCTGTGGCTGTGGACGGCGATCGTCGCCTTCTCGGCGGCCGGACTCCTGGTGGCCCGGTGGCAGGTGGTGGTCGCCTTCGCCGCCGTGCCTTTCTTCATCGGTGTGGCGGCGACCATGTGGGAGTTTCCCCGCCCCAACGTCACCGAGGACGATCCTTGGCAGCCAACGACCTCGTCCCGGAAGGACCAGTGATGACCCCGCCTCCCCCAACTCCTCTGGCCGCGGCTCTGCGGCGCATGCAGCGCATTCTTTGCATCGCAGGTGTCGTCCTGGTCATCGGCGAGGTCGGTGCCGCCCTCGTCCTTTCGACGAATGTGGCCTCACTGGCGTTGGCCGTGGTGGCGACGTCGCTGCTGGTGGCCGTCCAGGTGTTGGTGCTGCCCAGGGTCGCCTCGGATCCTGACCGTTTGGTTCTGTGGGTGGGGCTGAGTTATGTCGCCAAGATCCTCGTCCTGCTCGGCGCCGTCCAAGCGGCCAAGGTCTTCGACGGGGACGTCCGATTCGTCGCCGTCTCGGCGGTGGTCGTCGTCCTCGTGGCGCTGGGGGTGGAGATGTGGGTGCTGGTCAGGGCGCGTGTGCCGGCCGTCGACCCGAAATCCTGAGGCTGTCGGGCGGAGCAGGCCGGGTGCCTCACATGCCTTGGGACGAGGGCGGGGCCGCATCTCGCAGTGGGAAGGGGTGCGCCCCGGTTCCTGCACGAACTGTTAGCATGTTCCAGTCGGGCCGGCGCTCGACGCCCCATCGATGCTGACCGACGACCAGGGGAGGGCACACTGTCCGCGCTCACACAGGCCGAGGCGACACCCGCTCGTACCTATCGGACTCCCACGTGGTACTGGGTCCTCGTTGCAGTTCTCGTCGCGGTGATCGCCGTCACCGCCGTGCCCGCCTTCACCCAGGAGCCCCACCAGCCCGGTGTCGCGGACTTCTTCCCCTCCGCCATCTTCGGCGAGGGCACCGTCTTCGAATTCAACCGGCTGACACTTGCGCGCTTCGTCATGGCCGGCCTGCTGTGCCTGGCCATGGTTCTGGGAGTGCGCAAACTGTCCATGGTTCCCGGACGCGGTCAGCAGATCCTTGAACTGGCCGCCGACTTCATCCGTGGCAACATCGCCGTCGAACTTCTCGGCGACAAGCGGGGGCGCCAATTCGCCCCGATGCTCACGATGTCCTTCCTGTCGATCCTGCTGCTCAACCTCGCAGGCGTCTTCCCGGGCATTGACATCGCCGCCACCTCCGCCGTCGCCGTTCCGCTGGTCTTCGCGACCTACACCTACGTGACCTTCATCAGCGCCGGCATCAAGGCCCAGGGTGTCGGACACTTCTTCGCCTCGCAACTCTTCCCGCCCGGCCTGCCCAAGGCCATGTACCTGCTCATCACGCCGATCGAGTTCCTCTCGACCTTCATCGTGCGACCCGTGACGCTGACGCTGCGACTCCTGGCCAACATGATCGCCGGCCACCTGCTGCTCGGCATGACGTATTTCGGCACCGCACTGCTGCTGCACGAACTCAAGGTCATGTCCTCGCTCAGTGTCCTGACGGGGGCCGCAATGGTCGTCATGACCGGCTTCGAGATCTTCGTGGCGGTCCTGCAGGCCTACATCTTCACGATCCTGTCCGCCGTCTACATCAAGTTGTCCGTCGAGGCCCACTGAGGCCGCGTCGAGCCAGACCCCATCAGAGGCACCACCTCAGGTGCCCAGGAGAAAAGGAAAACCACACCATGGGCATGTCCCTCGCCTACATCGGATACGGCCTCGCGACCCTCGGCCCTGCCATCGGC
This genomic interval carries:
- the prfA gene encoding peptide chain release factor 1, coding for MNSTDPAVRQFPALEPLLAERGAVEAAMSDPTTVADPAALRRAGRRLAELQRIHTAAERFSAATGDLAAALELAAEYPSFAEEVRALRAEEAAARAALVAILVPRDPDDALDVILEVKAGEGGEESALFAADLARMYTRYAASRGWKVTELSATHTELGGFKDISFAIRAKGTPAPEDGVWASLKYEGGVHRVQRIPVTESAGRIHTSAVGVFVVPEVQDDSEIVIDPADLRIDVYRSSGPGGQSVNTTDSAVRITHLPSGIVVAMQNEKSQLQNKEAALRVLASRLAAEAKARKQAEDSAQRLSQVRTVDRSERIRTYNFPENRIADHRTGYKAHNLDQVLEGALGPVIESAVAADEAARLAEVEG
- the prmC gene encoding peptide chain release factor N(5)-glutamine methyltransferase translates to MNAGATQQELLAKARAALAHIEGANAHQEARILLEWAMGADDLWTAPATLTRSQERRFHEALARRCAREPLQHVVGRMWFRDLTLVARPGVFVTRPETEVVAGCAIDEAARLAGESAGQGRPGPLVVDLCAGSGAIAIAVATEVPSARVVAVEIDEDAADLARTNIDALAPGRVDLVVGDATSRSTLDLLEGGVDVVVSNPPYVPDREPVTQAEALVDPERALYGGGEDGMVVPRGIVEVAWHLLAPGALLVVEHASSQSREMRREARQRGYAEVRTLPDLTGRDRLLHARRPLAPPPWDSSVDR
- a CDS encoding L-threonylcarbamoyladenylate synthase; the encoded protein is MVDCSEGWRQADLDTLTLIVKAGELIVLPTDTVYGIGCRADDPVAVTALLDAKGRGRQMPPPVLVASAADLDRLCVDVPDEARTLANAHWPGALTLILRARPDLGWDLGDSDGTLALRMPDHPRTLDLLAATGPMAVTSANPTGRVAATDVDRARNYFGTRVAAYVDSGPTAGSTPSTILDLAHGGIRPLRNGAISLEDLAATVGHPILDERSPDTP
- a CDS encoding glycosyltransferase family 4 protein, which gives rise to MKVYILLALVAAGLTALLTPLVRWVCHRWGILPALRERDIQCVPLPRLGGVAMTVAFLITVLIAWRIPFLAPLFQTSVPWALAGGAAAMSVVGVVDDLIDLDWQTKLSGQVLIVGLMGLGGVQLVNFPIFGLTIGSSRFSIILTVLVIVAIINAVNFIDGLDGLAAGVVGIGAGAFFIYSYLITVIMGAPSYATTASLVVVTLVGVCMGFLWFNYHPSSILMGGGAETLGLILAGAGVVVTGQIDPSLLGGQQILVGWLPIILPLSVITIPMGDLLTTAFIRLLKGRNPFRADRSHFHDNLLARGHSHRGVVAILWLWTAIVAFSAAGLLVARWQVVVAFAAVPFFIGVAATMWEFPRPNVTEDDPWQPTTSSRKDQ
- the atpB gene encoding F0F1 ATP synthase subunit A; translated protein: MSALTQAEATPARTYRTPTWYWVLVAVLVAVIAVTAVPAFTQEPHQPGVADFFPSAIFGEGTVFEFNRLTLARFVMAGLLCLAMVLGVRKLSMVPGRGQQILELAADFIRGNIAVELLGDKRGRQFAPMLTMSFLSILLLNLAGVFPGIDIAATSAVAVPLVFATYTYVTFISAGIKAQGVGHFFASQLFPPGLPKAMYLLITPIEFLSTFIVRPVTLTLRLLANMIAGHLLLGMTYFGTALLLHELKVMSSLSVLTGAAMVVMTGFEIFVAVLQAYIFTILSAVYIKLSVEAH